A stretch of the Streptomyces sp. NBC_00078 genome encodes the following:
- a CDS encoding YebC/PmpR family DNA-binding transcriptional regulator, whose product MSGHSKWATTKHKKAVIDAKRGKLFAKLIKNIEVAARMGGVDIEGNPTLYDAIQKAKKSSVPNKNIDSAVKRGGGLEAGGADYETIMYEGYGPNGVAVLIECLTDNRNRAASDVRVAMTRNGGNMADPGSVSYLFNRKGVVIVPKGELSEDDVLGAVLDAGAEEVNDLGESFEVLSEATDMVAVRTALQDSGIDYDSAEANFVPTMQVELDEEGARKIFKLIDALEDSDDVQNVFANFDVSDEVMEKVDA is encoded by the coding sequence ATGTCCGGCCACTCTAAATGGGCTACGACGAAGCACAAGAAGGCCGTGATCGACGCCAAGCGCGGCAAGCTCTTCGCGAAGCTGATCAAGAATATCGAGGTGGCTGCCCGGATGGGCGGCGTCGACATCGAGGGCAACCCCACTCTCTACGACGCCATCCAGAAGGCGAAGAAGTCGTCGGTCCCGAACAAGAACATCGACTCCGCGGTCAAGCGCGGCGGCGGCCTTGAGGCCGGCGGCGCCGACTACGAGACGATCATGTACGAGGGCTACGGACCGAACGGCGTCGCGGTGCTCATCGAGTGCCTCACCGACAACCGCAACCGCGCCGCCTCGGACGTGCGCGTCGCCATGACCCGCAACGGCGGCAACATGGCCGACCCCGGCTCGGTGTCGTACCTCTTCAACCGCAAGGGCGTCGTCATCGTCCCCAAGGGCGAGCTGAGCGAGGACGACGTCCTCGGGGCCGTCCTGGACGCCGGCGCCGAGGAGGTCAACGACCTCGGCGAGTCCTTCGAGGTGCTCAGCGAGGCCACCGACATGGTCGCCGTCCGCACCGCCCTCCAGGACTCCGGGATCGACTACGACTCCGCCGAGGCCAACTTCGTCCCGACCATGCAGGTCGAACTGGACGAGGAGGGCGCCAGGAAGATCTTCAAGCTGATCGACGCGCTCGAGGACAGCGACGACGTGCAGAACGTCTTCGCCAACTTCGATGTCAGCGACGAGGTCATGGAGAAGGTCGACGCGTAA
- a CDS encoding glycosyltransferase family 4 protein: MRIGIVCPYSWDVPGGVQFHIRDLAEYFIRLGHEVSVLAPADDDTPLPPYVVSAGRAVPVPYNGSVARLNFGFLSAARVRRWLHDGEFDVVHIHEPTSPSLGLLTCWAASGPIVATFHTSNPRSRAMIAAYSILQAALEKISARIAVSEYARRTLVEHLGGDAVVIPNGVDVDFFARARPKAEWQGDTIGFIGRIDEPRKGLPVLMKALPAILAARPQTRLLVAGRGDEEEAVETLPAELRSRVEFLGMISDGDKARFLRSVDLYVAPNTGGESFGIILVEAMSAGAPVLAADLDAFAQVLDQGAAGALFANENSGALAEAALRLLGDPERRAELRERGSAHVRRFDWSTVGADILSVYETVTAGAAAVAAADDDRGPGLRARLGLARD; the protein is encoded by the coding sequence GTGAGGATCGGCATCGTGTGCCCGTACTCCTGGGACGTGCCCGGCGGGGTCCAGTTCCACATCCGTGACCTCGCGGAGTACTTCATCCGGCTGGGCCACGAGGTCTCCGTCCTGGCGCCCGCCGACGACGACACCCCGCTGCCGCCGTACGTCGTCTCGGCCGGCCGCGCGGTCCCGGTGCCGTACAACGGCTCGGTGGCCCGGCTGAACTTCGGCTTCCTGAGCGCCGCTCGCGTGCGCCGCTGGCTGCACGACGGCGAGTTCGACGTCGTCCACATCCACGAACCGACCTCCCCGTCGCTGGGTCTGCTGACCTGCTGGGCGGCGTCCGGACCGATCGTCGCCACCTTTCACACCTCGAACCCCCGCTCGCGGGCGATGATCGCCGCGTACTCGATCCTCCAGGCGGCCCTGGAGAAGATCAGCGCGCGCATCGCGGTGAGCGAGTACGCCCGCCGCACGCTCGTCGAACATCTCGGCGGCGACGCGGTCGTCATCCCGAACGGCGTCGACGTCGACTTCTTCGCCCGGGCCAGGCCCAAGGCCGAGTGGCAGGGAGACACCATCGGCTTCATCGGCCGTATCGACGAGCCCCGCAAGGGCCTGCCGGTCCTGATGAAGGCACTCCCGGCGATCCTCGCCGCCCGCCCGCAGACCCGCCTGCTGGTCGCGGGCCGGGGCGACGAGGAGGAGGCGGTCGAGACCCTGCCCGCCGAACTCCGCTCCCGCGTCGAGTTCCTGGGCATGATCAGCGACGGGGACAAGGCCCGCTTCCTGCGCAGTGTCGATCTCTACGTCGCCCCCAACACCGGCGGCGAGAGCTTCGGCATCATCCTCGTCGAGGCCATGTCCGCCGGCGCCCCCGTCCTCGCCGCCGACCTGGACGCCTTCGCCCAGGTCCTCGACCAGGGCGCGGCGGGCGCACTCTTCGCCAACGAGAACTCCGGCGCGCTGGCCGAGGCGGCCCTGCGGCTGCTGGGGGACCCGGAGCGCCGGGCCGAGCTGCGGGAGCGGGGAAGCGCGCACGTGCGGCGCTTCGACTGGTCGACCGTCGGGGCGGACATCCTGTCGGTCTACGAGACGGTCACGGCGGGCGCGGCCGCGGTCGCGGCGGCGGACGACGACCGCGGGCCGGGGCTGCGGGCGAGGCTGGGGCTGGCGCGGGACTGA
- the pdxT gene encoding pyridoxal 5'-phosphate synthase glutaminase subunit PdxT — MSTPVIGVLALQGDVREHLVALAAADAVARPVRRPDELAEVDGLVIPGGESTTISKLAVLFGVMEPLRARVRDGMPVYGTCAGMIMLADKILDPRSGQETIGGIDMIVRRNAFGRQNESFEAAVDVRGVAGDPVEGVFIRAPWVESVGAETEVLAEHEGHIVAVRQGNALATSFHPELTGDHRVHSLFVDIVRANRTPESL, encoded by the coding sequence ATGAGCACTCCTGTCATAGGCGTCCTGGCCCTCCAGGGCGACGTCCGGGAGCACCTCGTCGCCCTGGCCGCGGCCGACGCCGTGGCCAGGCCGGTGCGGCGCCCCGACGAACTCGCCGAGGTGGACGGCCTCGTCATCCCCGGCGGTGAGTCCACCACCATCTCCAAGCTGGCCGTCCTCTTCGGCGTCATGGAGCCACTCCGCGCGCGCGTGCGTGACGGCATGCCCGTCTACGGCACCTGCGCGGGCATGATCATGCTCGCCGACAAGATCCTCGACCCGCGCTCGGGCCAGGAGACCATCGGCGGCATCGACATGATCGTGCGCCGCAACGCCTTCGGCCGCCAGAACGAGTCCTTCGAAGCGGCGGTCGACGTCCGGGGCGTCGCGGGCGATCCCGTGGAGGGCGTCTTCATCCGCGCCCCCTGGGTCGAGTCCGTCGGCGCCGAGACCGAGGTACTCGCCGAGCACGAGGGCCACATCGTCGCGGTCCGTCAGGGCAACGCCCTCGCCACGTCCTTCCACCCGGAACTGACAGGCGACCACCGCGTGCACTCCCTCTTTGTCGACATCGTGCGCGCGAACCGGACGCCGGAGTCCTTGTAG
- the ruvA gene encoding Holliday junction branch migration protein RuvA gives MIAFVSGTVAALAPDAAVVEVGGVGMAVQCTPNTLSTLRIGKPAKLATSLVVREDSLTLYGFVDDDERQVFELLQTASGVGPRLAQAMLAVHSPDALRRAVSTSDEKALIAVPGIGRKGAQKLLLELRDRLGEPIGAPAVGTAVTSGWRDQLHAALIGLGYATREADEAVSAVAPQAEAAEGTPQVGQLLKAALQTLNRAR, from the coding sequence ATGATCGCCTTCGTGAGCGGCACGGTCGCCGCCCTCGCCCCGGACGCCGCCGTCGTCGAGGTCGGCGGTGTCGGCATGGCCGTGCAGTGCACCCCCAACACGCTCTCCACCCTTCGCATCGGCAAGCCGGCCAAGCTCGCCACCTCCCTGGTCGTCCGCGAGGACTCGCTCACGCTGTACGGCTTTGTGGACGACGACGAGCGCCAGGTGTTCGAGCTGCTGCAGACGGCGAGCGGAGTCGGCCCTCGCCTGGCCCAGGCGATGCTGGCGGTGCACTCCCCGGACGCCCTGCGCCGAGCCGTCTCCACCAGCGACGAGAAGGCTCTCATCGCCGTCCCGGGCATCGGCAGGAAGGGCGCCCAGAAACTGCTGCTGGAGCTCAGGGACCGGCTCGGCGAACCGATCGGCGCCCCGGCCGTCGGTACGGCGGTCACCTCCGGCTGGCGCGACCAGCTGCACGCCGCCCTGATCGGCCTCGGGTACGCCACCCGCGAGGCCGACGAGGCCGTGTCCGCCGTGGCACCGCAGGCCGAGGCGGCCGAGGGTACGCCCCAGGTCGGTCAGCTGCTCAAAGCGGCCCTGCAGACCCTCAACCGCGCCCGCTGA
- the pdxS gene encoding pyridoxal 5'-phosphate synthase lyase subunit PdxS, with the protein MSSTLSENQAPETGTARVKRGMAEQLKGGVIMDVVTPEQAKIAEDAGAVAVMALERVPADIRKDGGVARMSDPDMIEGIIDAVSIPVMAKSRIGHFVEAQVLQSLGVDYIDESEVLTPADEVNHSDKFAFTTPFVCGATNLGEALRRIAEGAAMIRSKGEAGTGNVVEAVRHLRQIKNEIARLRGYDNNELYAAAKDLRAPYELVKEVSELGKLPVVLFSAGGVATPADAALMRQLGAEGVFVGSGIFKSGDPAKRAAAIVKATTFYDDPKIIADASRNLGEAMVGINCDTLPETERYANRGW; encoded by the coding sequence GTGTCCAGCACGCTCTCCGAAAACCAGGCCCCCGAGACCGGCACCGCGCGCGTGAAGCGCGGCATGGCCGAGCAGCTCAAGGGTGGCGTGATCATGGACGTCGTCACGCCGGAGCAGGCGAAGATCGCCGAGGACGCGGGCGCCGTCGCCGTCATGGCCCTGGAGCGGGTCCCGGCCGACATCCGCAAGGACGGCGGCGTGGCCCGTATGTCCGACCCGGACATGATCGAGGGCATCATCGATGCCGTCTCGATCCCGGTCATGGCCAAGTCCCGCATCGGCCACTTCGTCGAGGCCCAGGTCCTGCAGTCCCTCGGCGTCGACTACATCGACGAGTCCGAGGTCCTCACCCCGGCCGACGAGGTCAACCACTCCGACAAGTTCGCTTTCACCACCCCCTTCGTCTGTGGTGCCACCAACCTCGGCGAGGCCCTGCGCCGCATCGCCGAGGGCGCGGCCATGATCCGCTCCAAGGGCGAGGCCGGCACCGGCAACGTCGTCGAGGCCGTCCGTCACCTGCGCCAGATCAAGAACGAGATCGCCCGTCTGCGCGGCTACGACAACAACGAGCTGTACGCCGCCGCCAAGGACCTGCGTGCCCCGTACGAGCTGGTCAAGGAAGTCTCCGAGCTCGGCAAGCTCCCGGTGGTCCTGTTCTCCGCCGGTGGCGTCGCCACTCCCGCCGACGCCGCGCTCATGCGCCAGCTCGGCGCCGAGGGCGTCTTCGTCGGCTCCGGCATCTTCAAGTCCGGGGACCCGGCCAAGCGTGCCGCCGCCATCGTGAAGGCGACCACCTTCTACGACGACCCCAAGATCATCGCGGACGCGTCCCGCAACCTCGGCGAGGCCATGGTCGGCATCAACTGCGACACCCTCCCCGAGACCGAGCGCTACGCCAACCGCGGCTGGTAA
- a CDS encoding phosphatidylinositol mannoside acyltransferase produces MSARDQLTDALYGLGWGTVKKLPEPVAVRLGRTVADLAWKQRGKGVQRLESNYARVLPDASPERLAELSRAGMRSYLRYWMESFRLPAWSADRIRNGFDPKGLQHLTDGIASDRGVVLALPHMANWDLAGAWVTTKLETPFTTVAERLKPETLYDRFVAYREGLGMEVLPHSGGTAFGTLARRLRDGGLVCLVAERDLSSSGVEVQFFGEATRMPAGPALLAQQTGALLLPVTLWYDDSPVMRGRVHPPVEVPETGSRAEKTSVMTQALADAFATGIADHPEDWHMLQRLWLKDLEPRPADGAAGERP; encoded by the coding sequence GTGAGCGCCCGGGATCAGCTCACCGACGCCCTTTACGGCCTCGGCTGGGGCACGGTCAAGAAGCTTCCCGAGCCGGTCGCCGTACGCCTCGGACGTACCGTCGCCGACCTCGCCTGGAAGCAGCGCGGCAAGGGCGTGCAGCGCCTGGAGAGCAACTACGCGCGCGTGCTGCCGGACGCGAGCCCCGAGCGCCTGGCCGAGCTCTCGCGCGCGGGCATGCGCTCCTACCTGCGCTACTGGATGGAGTCCTTCCGGCTCCCGGCGTGGAGCGCGGACCGCATAAGGAACGGCTTCGACCCCAAGGGCCTGCAGCACCTGACCGACGGGATCGCCTCCGACCGGGGCGTCGTCCTCGCGCTGCCGCACATGGCCAACTGGGACCTCGCGGGCGCCTGGGTCACCACGAAGCTCGAGACGCCGTTCACCACGGTCGCCGAACGCCTGAAGCCGGAGACGCTGTACGACCGTTTCGTCGCCTACCGCGAGGGCCTGGGCATGGAGGTACTGCCGCACAGCGGCGGCACCGCCTTCGGCACCCTGGCCCGGCGCCTGCGTGACGGCGGCCTGGTCTGCCTGGTCGCCGAGCGCGACCTGTCGTCCTCGGGTGTGGAGGTCCAGTTCTTCGGCGAGGCCACGCGGATGCCGGCCGGTCCCGCCCTCCTCGCACAGCAGACCGGCGCACTGCTCCTGCCGGTCACCCTGTGGTACGACGACTCGCCCGTCATGCGGGGGCGCGTGCACCCACCGGTCGAGGTGCCCGAGACAGGCAGCCGGGCCGAAAAGACGTCTGTCATGACACAGGCGCTGGCCGATGCCTTCGCCACGGGGATCGCCGACCATCCGGAGGACTGGCACATGCTGCAGCGCTTGTGGCTCAAGGACCTTGAACCGCGACCAGCCGACGGTGCGGCCGGGGAGCGGCCGTGA
- a CDS encoding potassium channel family protein: MDDDRRVARWQRRTELPLALASLAFLASYAVWVLTPGLHDVWEDLCIAVLLASWALFAVDYAVSWRLSGRRLGFVRTHWLDTVVLMLPLLRPLRVVKVYEAVQRRHGKPRLALHARVIVYSGLATVLLGFAGALAVYQQERGAQGASMRTFGDAIWWTCETLTTVGYGDITPVTPTGRLIAVGIMAIGLALLGAVTGTFASWLLQVFSREDDERPPGS; encoded by the coding sequence GTGGACGATGACCGTCGAGTGGCCCGCTGGCAGCGGCGCACGGAACTCCCGCTGGCGTTGGCGTCCCTGGCCTTCCTCGCCTCGTACGCGGTCTGGGTCCTGACCCCCGGCCTGCACGACGTGTGGGAGGACCTGTGTATCGCGGTGCTGCTGGCCTCCTGGGCGCTGTTCGCCGTCGACTACGCGGTGTCCTGGAGGCTGAGCGGGCGGCGGCTGGGTTTCGTGCGGACGCACTGGCTGGACACAGTGGTGCTCATGCTGCCGTTGCTGCGGCCCCTGCGGGTCGTCAAGGTGTACGAAGCCGTGCAGCGGCGGCACGGCAAGCCACGGCTCGCGCTGCACGCACGGGTGATCGTGTACTCCGGGCTGGCGACGGTACTGCTCGGCTTCGCCGGCGCCCTCGCCGTCTACCAGCAGGAACGCGGGGCGCAGGGGGCGTCGATGCGGACGTTCGGGGACGCGATCTGGTGGACCTGCGAAACCCTCACCACGGTCGGCTACGGCGACATCACCCCGGTGACGCCGACAGGACGGCTGATCGCGGTCGGGATCATGGCCATCGGCCTGGCGCTGCTCGGCGCGGTGACCGGAACCTTCGCCTCCTGGCTGCTGCAGGTGTTCTCCCGGGAGGACGACGAAAGGCCCCCGGGAAGCTGA
- the ruvC gene encoding crossover junction endodeoxyribonuclease RuvC, with amino-acid sequence MRVLGVDPGLTRCGVGVVDGVAGRPLTMVGVGVVRTPADADLGHRLVAVEHGIEQWLDEYRPEVVAVERVFSQHNVRTVMGTAQASAVAMLCAARRGIPVALHTPSEVKAAVTGSGRADKAQVGAMVTRLLRLDAPPKPADAADALALAICHIWRAPAQNRLQQAVALHAAKAPTPSKGRTA; translated from the coding sequence GTGCGCGTACTGGGGGTGGACCCGGGACTGACGCGGTGCGGCGTGGGCGTCGTCGACGGGGTCGCGGGCCGGCCGCTCACCATGGTGGGCGTCGGAGTCGTACGGACGCCCGCGGACGCCGACTTGGGGCACCGCCTCGTCGCCGTCGAGCACGGCATCGAGCAGTGGCTGGACGAGTACCGGCCCGAAGTCGTCGCCGTGGAGCGGGTGTTCAGCCAGCACAACGTACGGACCGTGATGGGCACCGCCCAGGCCAGCGCCGTCGCCATGCTGTGTGCCGCCCGCCGCGGCATCCCCGTCGCCCTGCACACCCCCAGCGAGGTCAAGGCCGCGGTCACCGGCAGCGGCCGCGCCGACAAGGCACAGGTCGGCGCCATGGTCACCCGGCTGCTGCGGCTCGACGCGCCCCCCAAGCCGGCCGACGCCGCGGACGCCCTCGCGCTCGCCATCTGCCACATCTGGCGCGCCCCCGCCCAGAACCGACTCCAGCAGGCCGTCGCCCTGCACGCAGCCAAAGCACCGACCCCGTCGAAAGGCCGTACGGCATGA
- a CDS encoding elongation factor G-like protein EF-G2 — translation MGDKANAHPGAAGRATAADHPASVRNVVLVGHSGSGKTTLVEALALTAGAVNRAGRVEDGGTVSDYDEIEHRQQRSVQLSLVPVEWDGIKVNLLDTPGYADFVGELRAGLRAADAALFVVSASDGVDGSTRMVWEECAAVGMPRAIVITHLESARADFEGMTRTCAEAFGGDDPDAVIPLYLPLHGPQGPDGHAPVTGLVGLLSQKLFDYASGERKESEPGEDQLPEMEEARNRLIEGIISESEDETLMDRYLGGEQIDFKTLVEDLERAVARGVFFPVLAAAPAAEGARQGLGTVELLELVTGGFPTPFEHPTPGVTTINGKPREIKPCDTEGPLVAEVVKTASDPYVGRVSMVRVFSGTLRPDETVHVSGHGLADRGHEDHDVDERVGALSVPFGKQQRVVTHAIAGDLVCVAKLGRAETGDTLSAKDDPLLMEPWEMPDPLLPLAIEAHSKADEDKLSQGLSRLVAEDPTMRLEQNPNTHQVVLWCLGEAHADVALERLRNRYGVQVDVVPHKVSLRETFAAKSGGRGRHVKQSGGHGQYAICEIEVEPLPGGSGIEFVDKVVGGAVPRQFIPSVEKGVRAQAARGVAAGYPLIDVRVTLLDGKAHSVDSSDAAFQTAGALALREAANGVKIHLLEPVAEVTILVGDEYVGAVMSDLSGRRGRVLGTEQTTGSRTLVRAEVPEIEIGRYAVDLRSLSHGTARFDRAYARHEPMPPQIAERIREEVRAAS, via the coding sequence ATGGGCGACAAGGCGAACGCACACCCCGGAGCCGCCGGCAGGGCAACAGCGGCCGACCACCCCGCGTCCGTACGGAATGTGGTGCTGGTCGGCCACTCCGGATCGGGAAAGACGACATTGGTGGAAGCTCTCGCGCTGACCGCGGGGGCAGTGAACAGGGCGGGCCGTGTGGAGGACGGCGGCACCGTCTCCGACTACGACGAGATCGAGCACCGGCAGCAACGCTCGGTACAGCTCTCCCTGGTGCCGGTCGAATGGGACGGCATCAAGGTCAATCTCCTCGACACCCCCGGATACGCCGACTTCGTCGGGGAACTCAGGGCCGGTCTGCGAGCCGCGGACGCGGCCCTTTTCGTCGTCTCGGCCTCCGACGGCGTGGACGGCTCGACCCGCATGGTGTGGGAGGAGTGCGCGGCAGTCGGCATGCCGCGGGCGATCGTGATCACACACCTGGAGTCCGCCCGGGCGGACTTCGAGGGGATGACGCGGACCTGCGCGGAGGCCTTCGGCGGGGACGACCCGGACGCGGTGATCCCGCTGTACCTGCCGCTGCACGGCCCGCAGGGGCCCGACGGGCACGCGCCGGTGACCGGGCTGGTCGGGCTGCTGTCACAGAAGCTCTTCGACTACGCGTCCGGGGAGCGCAAGGAGTCCGAACCGGGCGAGGACCAGCTGCCCGAGATGGAGGAGGCCCGCAACCGGCTGATCGAGGGGATCATCTCGGAGAGCGAGGACGAGACCCTCATGGACCGCTATCTGGGCGGCGAGCAGATCGACTTCAAGACGCTCGTGGAGGACCTGGAGCGGGCCGTGGCGCGCGGGGTCTTCTTCCCGGTGCTGGCCGCCGCCCCCGCGGCGGAGGGCGCCCGGCAGGGGCTCGGTACGGTCGAGCTGCTGGAGCTGGTCACCGGCGGCTTCCCGACGCCGTTCGAGCACCCCACGCCGGGGGTCACGACCATCAACGGCAAGCCGCGCGAGATCAAGCCCTGTGACACGGAGGGTCCGTTGGTCGCCGAGGTCGTGAAGACGGCTTCCGACCCCTATGTCGGCCGCGTCTCCATGGTCCGTGTCTTCTCCGGCACGCTGCGCCCCGACGAGACGGTGCACGTCTCCGGACACGGCCTCGCGGACCGCGGGCACGAGGACCACGACGTCGACGAGCGCGTCGGTGCGCTGTCCGTCCCCTTCGGCAAGCAGCAGCGCGTGGTGACGCACGCCATCGCGGGCGATCTGGTGTGCGTGGCGAAGCTCGGCCGCGCGGAGACCGGCGACACCCTTTCGGCCAAGGACGATCCGCTGCTCATGGAGCCGTGGGAGATGCCCGACCCGCTGCTGCCGCTCGCCATCGAGGCGCACAGCAAGGCGGACGAGGACAAGCTCTCGCAGGGCCTGTCCCGGCTGGTCGCAGAGGATCCGACCATGCGGCTCGAACAGAACCCGAACACCCACCAGGTGGTGCTGTGGTGCCTGGGCGAGGCGCACGCGGACGTCGCGCTGGAACGGCTGCGCAACCGCTACGGCGTCCAGGTCGACGTCGTACCGCACAAGGTCTCCCTGCGGGAGACGTTCGCGGCCAAGTCCGGCGGGCGCGGGCGCCATGTGAAGCAGTCCGGCGGGCATGGGCAGTACGCGATCTGCGAGATCGAGGTGGAGCCGCTGCCGGGCGGTTCCGGCATCGAGTTCGTGGACAAGGTCGTCGGCGGCGCGGTGCCGCGGCAGTTCATCCCGTCCGTCGAGAAGGGCGTAAGGGCCCAGGCTGCCAGGGGAGTTGCCGCCGGCTATCCGCTCATCGACGTCCGCGTGACGCTGCTGGACGGCAAGGCGCACTCCGTGGACTCCTCCGACGCGGCGTTCCAGACGGCCGGCGCGCTGGCACTGCGGGAGGCCGCGAACGGCGTGAAGATCCATCTCCTGGAGCCGGTGGCGGAGGTGACCATTCTGGTCGGCGACGAGTACGTGGGCGCCGTCATGAGCGACCTGTCCGGACGGCGCGGCCGGGTGCTCGGCACGGAACAGACCACCGGCAGCCGGACGCTCGTACGGGCCGAGGTGCCCGAGATCGAGATCGGGCGGTACGCGGTCGATCTGCGTTCCCTCTCGCACGGCACCGCGCGCTTCGACCGTGCGTACGCGCGGCACGAGCCGATGCCACCGCAGATCGCGGAAAGGATTCGTGAAGAGGTGCGCGCCGCCTCGTAG
- a CDS encoding HIT domain-containing protein, with translation MTSEPEQQWGVGTQDAFQRLWTPHRMAYIQGENKPTGPGADDGCPFCSIPAKSDEDGLVVRRGEQVYAVLNLYPYNGGHLMVVPYRHVADYTDLTDAETAELAALTKQAMTALRTASGAQGFNIGMNQGSVAGAGIAAHLHQHIVPRWGGDTNFMPVVGHTRVLPQLLADTRKMLAEAWPTA, from the coding sequence ATGACGAGTGAGCCGGAGCAGCAGTGGGGAGTGGGGACCCAGGACGCGTTCCAGCGTCTGTGGACGCCCCACCGGATGGCCTACATCCAGGGCGAGAACAAGCCGACCGGCCCGGGTGCCGACGACGGCTGCCCCTTCTGCTCCATTCCGGCCAAGTCCGACGAGGACGGGCTGGTCGTGCGGCGCGGCGAGCAGGTGTACGCCGTGCTCAACCTCTACCCGTACAACGGCGGCCACCTCATGGTCGTGCCCTACCGTCACGTCGCCGACTACACGGACCTCACGGACGCCGAGACGGCCGAGCTCGCCGCCCTGACCAAGCAGGCGATGACGGCCCTGCGCACCGCGTCCGGCGCCCAGGGCTTCAACATCGGCATGAACCAGGGGTCGGTGGCCGGCGCGGGTATCGCCGCCCACCTCCACCAGCACATCGTCCCGCGCTGGGGAGGCGACACGAACTTCATGCCGGTCGTCGGCCACACCCGGGTGCTGCCGCAGCTGCTGGCGGACACCCGGAAGATGCTCGCGGAGGCCTGGCCGACGGCCTGA